The Spirochaetales bacterium genome window below encodes:
- a CDS encoding L-threonylcarbamoyladenylate synthase, with amino-acid sequence MIIKEGDPQCFSVIVRTLRKGNPIILLCDTMYGLVGTAPDTEEKLCAIKGRAKGKPFLELIPDIRWTKIYSDIIIPPSLARLWPGPLTIILPRRDSGTVGLRVPGGIFLRRIIEGCGKPLFSTSVNREGEAPLTDIDRIIDVFHDDVELIVDSGNAEKNIPSTILDISRKPFRIVRQGVMTIAPDVLRDE; translated from the coding sequence ATGATTATAAAAGAGGGTGATCCGCAATGTTTTTCCGTTATCGTTCGTACTTTACGGAAAGGGAACCCGATCATTCTTCTCTGCGACACGATGTATGGACTCGTCGGAACGGCCCCGGATACGGAGGAAAAGCTATGTGCGATCAAAGGCAGGGCAAAGGGTAAACCCTTTCTTGAACTCATCCCCGACATCCGGTGGACTAAAATATATTCCGACATTATCATCCCCCCCTCGCTCGCCCGCTTGTGGCCGGGACCCCTGACCATTATCCTTCCGAGAAGGGATTCGGGAACCGTCGGTCTCAGGGTTCCCGGCGGTATTTTTCTAAGACGGATTATCGAAGGCTGCGGCAAACCGCTTTTTTCAACAAGTGTCAACAGGGAGGGGGAAGCCCCGCTTACGGATATCGACCGTATTATCGACGTGTTTCATGATGATGTCGAGCTTATCGTGGATTCGGGAAATGCCGAAAAGAATATCCCTTCGACCATACTGGATATTTCGAGAAAACCCTTCAGGATTGTGAGACAGGGCGTCATGACAATCGCCCCTGATGTGCTTCGCGATGAGTGA
- a CDS encoding elongation factor P--(R)-beta-lysine ligase, which produces MSERIKICFEIYRKRALFIQCVREYFLANGYLEVETPVISPFLLPEPSIEVFRTDYIDPDERRFPCYLIPSPELWMKRLVAAGSGNIFQITKCFRNIESVGIQHNPEFSMCEWYTVNADYLDSMVCIEALLAYINKRLPEIPSGILDVPPRRMSVKEAFERFCNMDLDSFIGTDIEGKREAAGRTGIILSEDDTEEQLFNKLFLTFVEPNLPAASPLILYDYPHCVPVFAKKKAGTRYYERWELYMGGMEIANCFSEETDMKRIRSFIRSETERKKKCRILHAVDVDLPAHFRKDVPPFSGVALGLDRLFMVLFNRNSIGDVMFFPFSQFNEINRMEEEEE; this is translated from the coding sequence ATGAGTGAACGCATTAAAATTTGTTTCGAAATTTACAGAAAACGCGCCCTCTTCATCCAATGTGTGCGGGAGTATTTCCTCGCGAACGGTTATCTGGAAGTGGAAACACCGGTTATATCGCCGTTTCTGCTGCCCGAGCCCTCGATCGAGGTGTTCCGGACGGATTATATCGATCCGGATGAAAGACGCTTTCCATGTTATCTCATTCCGTCGCCCGAACTCTGGATGAAACGTCTCGTTGCAGCCGGAAGCGGGAATATTTTTCAGATAACAAAATGTTTCCGTAATATCGAGTCCGTGGGGATTCAGCATAATCCGGAGTTCAGCATGTGCGAGTGGTATACGGTAAACGCCGACTATCTGGATTCCATGGTCTGCATCGAAGCATTGCTGGCGTACATCAATAAAAGACTTCCAGAAATACCGTCCGGGATACTCGATGTCCCTCCGCGCCGCATGTCGGTGAAAGAGGCGTTCGAACGCTTCTGTAATATGGATCTCGACTCATTTATCGGGACGGATATTGAAGGCAAGCGGGAAGCGGCCGGCCGGACCGGTATCATCCTTTCTGAAGACGATACTGAAGAACAGCTCTTCAACAAACTATTTCTCACGTTTGTGGAACCGAACCTCCCGGCGGCTTCACCGCTTATTCTCTACGATTACCCTCACTGCGTTCCCGTGTTTGCCAAAAAAAAGGCCGGGACCCGATATTATGAACGGTGGGAACTTTATATGGGGGGAATGGAGATTGCGAATTGTTTTTCAGAAGAAACCGATATGAAGCGTATACGATCGTTTATCCGGAGTGAAACGGAAAGGAAAAAAAAGTGCCGTATTCTTCATGCCGTTGACGTCGATCTGCCCGCACATTTCAGAAAGGATGTTCCCCCTTTTTCGGGTGTCGCATTAGGACTTGACAGACTTTTCATGGTATTATTTAATAGGAACTCTATCGGGGATGTAATGTTTTTCCCTTTCTCTCAATTTAATGAAATAAATCGAATGGAAGAAGAAGAGGAGTGA
- a CDS encoding septum formation initiator family protein: MKLSHIVLIIYLGLIIGSLLIFFLGDEGWYQYKVLLNHEEKLKKNLEHLKQTHSDLSRQLEALRTSPEVIRLLARELGYYRPDETVININGSRPTHNFYEVGKLLKRIPSSKNRNLILRIIGIALSTLCVLLFVLLKKRKRHDYKRG; this comes from the coding sequence ATGAAACTTTCTCACATCGTTCTTATCATCTATCTTGGTCTCATTATCGGTTCGCTCCTTATTTTTTTTCTGGGCGATGAAGGATGGTATCAATATAAGGTACTCCTTAACCATGAGGAGAAACTGAAAAAAAACCTGGAACATCTCAAACAGACCCATAGCGATCTTTCCCGGCAACTCGAGGCACTCAGAACCAGCCCCGAAGTCATACGCCTTCTGGCAAGGGAACTGGGGTATTACCGGCCTGATGAGACCGTCATTAATATCAACGGAAGCAGACCCACACATAATTTTTATGAAGTGGGGAAACTGCTCAAACGCATTCCGTCTTCAAAAAACCGCAATCTGATCCTGCGGATTATCGGGATTGCACTGAGTACCTTATGTGTGTTACTCTTTGTGCTTCTGAAAAAGAGGAAGCGTCATGATTATAAAAGAGGGTGA